A genomic region of Peptoniphilus sp. ING2-D1G contains the following coding sequences:
- the hgdB gene encoding (R)-2-hydroxyglutaryl-CoA dehydratase subunit beta (Catalyzes the reversible dehydration of 2-hydroxyglutaryl-CoA to glutaconyl-CoA. This is a key step in the fermentation of glutamate; High confidence in function and specificity) translates to MSEIRELVDKLNHIAENQREQIDKYLAEGKKCVGVFPYYAPEEIIYAGGLVPIGVWGGQGPIDQAKNYFPTFYYSLALRCLEMALDGSLDGLSASMLTTLDDTLRPLSQNYKVSAGRKIPMVFINHGQHRKEDFGKEYNARIFDKARKELEKICEVEITDEKLKEAFEVYNENRALKREFIELAATHPQTIKASDRCRVLKAGYHMLKDEHSEYLKKINALLKEMPEEDWDGVKVITSGIITDNPGLLEIFDQYNVSIVGDDVASESRGLKVDIDTSIEDPMLALADQFARMDEDPMLYDPDIWKRPAYVVNLAKRTNADGCLLFMMNFNDTEEMEYPSLKRAFEEAGIPLIKMGYDQQMVDFGQVKTQLETFNEIVQLNRI, encoded by the coding sequence ATGAGCGAAATAAGAGAATTAGTTGATAAATTAAATCACATTGCTGAAAATCAAAGAGAACAAATAGATAAATATCTTGCAGAAGGCAAAAAATGCGTAGGAGTATTTCCATATTATGCACCGGAAGAAATAATATATGCCGGAGGACTTGTACCTATAGGAGTTTGGGGAGGACAAGGACCAATTGATCAAGCGAAGAATTATTTTCCGACATTTTATTATTCCTTAGCTCTTAGATGTCTTGAAATGGCACTTGACGGATCATTGGACGGTCTTTCGGCATCTATGCTTACTACACTTGATGACACATTAAGACCGCTTTCACAAAATTACAAAGTATCAGCCGGAAGAAAAATTCCGATGGTATTTATAAATCATGGACAACACAGAAAAGAAGACTTTGGTAAAGAATACAACGCAAGAATTTTTGACAAGGCAAGAAAAGAACTTGAAAAAATTTGTGAAGTTGAAATAACAGATGAAAAATTAAAAGAAGCCTTTGAAGTTTATAATGAAAACAGAGCTCTTAAGAGAGAATTCATTGAACTTGCCGCAACTCATCCTCAAACAATAAAGGCATCTGACAGATGTAGAGTCTTAAAAGCAGGATACCATATGCTTAAAGATGAACACTCAGAATACTTAAAGAAAATAAATGCACTTCTTAAAGAAATGCCTGAAGAAGATTGGGATGGAGTAAAAGTTATAACATCAGGTATAATAACAGATAACCCGGGACTTCTCGAAATATTTGATCAATATAATGTAAGTATAGTCGGTGATGATGTAGCATCAGAATCAAGAGGACTGAAAGTAGATATAGATACATCAATAGAAGATCCGATGCTTGCTCTTGCAGACCAATTTGCAAGAATGGATGAAGATCCAATGCTTTATGACCCGGATATTTGGAAGAGACCGGCTTACGTTGTAAACTTGGCAAAAAGAACAAACGCAGATGGATGTCTATTATTTATGATGAACTTTAACGACACTGAAGAAATGGAATACCCATCACTAAAAAGAGCCTTTGAAGAAGCGGGAATACCTCTTATTAAAATGGGATATGACCAACAAATGGTCGACTTTGGACAAGTTAAGACTCAACTTGAAACTTTCAACGAAATTGTTCAATTAAATAGAATTTAA
- the hgdA gene encoding (R)-2-hydroxyglutaryl-CoA dehydratase alpha subunit (Degradation of glutamate via the hydroxyglutarate pathway involves the syn-elimination of water from 2-hydroxyglutaryl-CoA. This anaerobic process is catalysed by 2-hydroxyglutaryl-CoA dehydratase, an enzyme with two components (A and D) that reversibly associate during reaction cycles. This component contains one non-reducible [4Fe-4S]2+ cluster and a reduced riboflavin 5'-monophosphate; High confidence in function and specificity), with translation MAKKVLEKIPGKKPRPIEGHKPAAQVLRDVVDAVYGDAWDAKQRGELVGWSSSKFPIELAKAFDLQVVYPENHAATTAAKKDGLRLCQAAEDMGYDNDICGYARISLAFAAGEPTDARKMPQPDFVLCCNNICNMMTKWYENIARMHNIPMIMIDIPFQNTVDVPEEKVDYLVGQFEYAIKQLEDLTGKKFHKEKFEEACNIANRTAAAWLKACSYMKYKPSPLSGFDLFNHMADIVAARCDIRAAEGFELLAEEFEQSVREGTSTWEYPEEHRILFEGIPCWPALRPLFEPLKNSGVNVTAVVYAPAFGFRYDGVREMAAAYCKAPCSVCIEDGVEWRETMAKENGISGALVNYNRSCKPWSGAMPEIERRWKEDLDIPVVHFDGDQADERNFSAEQYNTRVQGLVEIMDERKAEREAKGEEVYTNFENTKETDWSKTTI, from the coding sequence ATGGCTAAAAAAGTATTAGAAAAAATACCTGGTAAAAAACCAAGACCGATAGAAGGACATAAACCTGCAGCTCAAGTACTTCGTGATGTAGTAGATGCAGTTTATGGTGATGCATGGGATGCGAAACAAAGAGGCGAACTTGTTGGTTGGTCATCTTCAAAGTTTCCGATAGAGCTTGCTAAAGCATTTGATCTTCAAGTAGTTTATCCTGAAAATCACGCTGCTACAACAGCTGCAAAAAAAGACGGATTAAGACTTTGTCAAGCTGCTGAAGACATGGGATATGACAATGATATTTGCGGTTATGCGAGAATTTCTTTGGCATTTGCTGCAGGAGAACCTACAGATGCAAGAAAAATGCCACAACCAGACTTTGTTCTTTGTTGCAATAACATTTGTAATATGATGACGAAATGGTATGAAAACATTGCAAGAATGCATAACATTCCAATGATAATGATAGATATACCTTTCCAAAATACAGTTGATGTACCGGAAGAAAAAGTTGATTACCTTGTAGGCCAATTTGAATACGCCATAAAACAATTAGAAGATTTAACAGGTAAGAAATTTCACAAAGAAAAATTCGAAGAAGCTTGTAACATAGCCAATAGAACAGCTGCTGCATGGTTAAAAGCCTGCTCATACATGAAGTATAAACCTTCTCCACTTTCAGGATTTGATTTATTCAATCACATGGCAGACATTGTTGCTGCAAGATGTGACATCAGAGCTGCAGAAGGATTTGAACTTCTTGCCGAAGAATTTGAACAATCTGTAAGAGAAGGCACATCCACTTGGGAATATCCTGAAGAACACAGAATTCTATTTGAAGGAATACCATGTTGGCCGGCCCTTAGACCGCTATTTGAACCTCTAAAGAACAGCGGAGTCAATGTAACAGCTGTAGTATACGCACCGGCTTTCGGATTCAGATACGACGGAGTAAGAGAAATGGCAGCTGCATATTGCAAGGCTCCATGCTCAGTATGTATTGAAGACGGAGTTGAATGGAGAGAAACAATGGCTAAAGAAAACGGCATAAGCGGAGCTCTTGTAAACTACAACAGAAGCTGTAAACCTTGGTCCGGAGCAATGCCTGAAATAGAAAGAAGATGGAAAGAAGATCTTGACATTCCTGTAGTTCACTTTGACGGCGACCAAGCAGATGAAAGAAACTTCTCAGCCGAACAATACAATACCAGAGTTCAAGGATTAGTTGAAATTATGGATGAAAGAAAAGCTGAAAGAGAAGCTAAAGGTGAAGAAGTTTACACTAACTTTGAAAACACCAAAGAAACTGACTGGTCAAAAACAACTATTTAA
- the hgdC gene encoding Activator of (R)-2-hydroxyglutaryl-CoA dehydratase (Activator of 2-hydroxyglutaryl-CoA dehydratase (HSP70-class ATPase domain) [Lipid transport and metabolism]; High confidence in function and specificity), which translates to MGDTIYTMGVDVGSTASKGLILKNGKEIMASSVIDVGAGTSGPSRAINAVLEKANLTLDDIDFITATGYGRNSLEEADFQMSELSCHAKGAYFLFPRVHTIIDIGGQDAKALKIGDGGVLENFVMNDKCAAGTGRFLDVIARVLEVDISELDDLDKKSTLDVTISSTCTVFAESEVISQLAQGTKIEDIVKGIHKSIASRVGSLAKRVGIKDDVVMTGGVALNKGMVRALEENVGHKIYTSEYCQLNGALGAAIFAHQKIMQNKRKAKVESK; encoded by the coding sequence ATGGGAGATACTATATATACAATGGGAGTTGATGTAGGTTCAACAGCTTCTAAAGGATTGATTTTAAAAAATGGAAAAGAGATAATGGCAAGCTCCGTAATAGATGTTGGAGCAGGAACATCAGGGCCTTCAAGAGCAATAAATGCGGTTCTTGAAAAAGCAAACCTCACCTTGGACGATATAGATTTTATTACAGCGACCGGATATGGAAGAAATTCACTTGAAGAAGCGGATTTTCAAATGTCTGAACTATCATGTCATGCAAAGGGAGCATATTTCTTGTTTCCAAGGGTGCATACGATTATAGACATAGGCGGACAAGATGCTAAAGCTTTGAAAATTGGAGACGGAGGAGTCCTTGAAAACTTTGTCATGAATGATAAATGCGCAGCAGGTACAGGAAGATTTTTGGATGTAATAGCGAGAGTTTTGGAAGTGGATATTTCTGAACTTGATGATTTAGATAAAAAATCCACATTGGATGTTACAATTTCATCCACATGTACAGTTTTTGCAGAGTCTGAAGTTATATCACAACTTGCACAAGGAACTAAAATTGAAGATATTGTAAAGGGCATTCATAAATCCATAGCTTCAAGAGTAGGATCTTTGGCTAAGAGGGTGGGTATAAAAGATGATGTCGTAATGACAGGCGGAGTTGCTCTTAACAAAGGGATGGTAAGAGCACTTGAAGAAAATGTCGGTCATAAGATTTACACATCTGAATATTGTCAATTAAACGGAGCCCTTGGAGCTGCGATATTTGCACACCAAAAGATCATGCAAAATAAAAGAAAGGCTAAAGTTGAAAGTAAGTAA
- the gcdA gene encoding Glutaconyl-CoA decarboxylase subunit alpha (4-carboxybut-2-enoyl-CoA <=> but-2-enoyl-CoA + CO(2); High confidence in function and specificity): protein MSNYSMNSYFKNMSVIGQPLKRSEQQDAFYAENIEAIRKIEEELAEAIRVAQAAGKPDEKVNERGEWTALQRLYALVDEGTWCPLNSLYNPEGNDHGSTGIIKGLGKINGKWALIIASDNKKLAGAWIPGQADDLLRASDTAKRLRIPLVYVLNCSGVKLDVQEKVYPNRRGGGTPFYRNSELNQMGVPVIVGIYGTNPAGGGYHSISPTILIAHKDANMAVGGAGILGGMNPKGYIDEEGANQIADATMNAKKTTPPGSVGVHFAETGFFREVYVEEEGVIAGIKKYMDMLPAYNLEFFRVDDPKSPAYDVNDMYSIIPANPKKTYDIYDVMSRLFDGSEFMEYKKGYGPEMVTGLAKVGGLLVGVVANAQGFLMNYPEYKEKAIGIGGKLYRQGLIKMNEFVTLCSRDKLPMVWLQDTTGIDVGDDAERAELLGLGQSLIYSIQNSDIPQLEITLRRGTAAAHYVLGGPQGNDTNAFSLGTATTEINVMNSETAAVAMYSRRLAKDKKAGKDLQPTIDKMNVLIQRYADMSSPKACAVLGLVDEIVNMNMLRNYILAFTESCYQNPESICPFHQMLLPRTIRDFDNVFKK from the coding sequence ATGAGTAATTATTCTATGAATTCATATTTTAAAAATATGTCGGTAATAGGTCAACCGTTAAAGAGATCTGAGCAACAGGATGCTTTTTATGCTGAAAATATCGAAGCTATAAGAAAAATAGAAGAAGAATTGGCAGAAGCTATAAGAGTTGCACAAGCTGCGGGAAAACCTGATGAAAAAGTAAATGAAAGAGGAGAATGGACAGCACTTCAACGTCTTTATGCACTTGTTGATGAAGGAACATGGTGCCCCTTAAACTCACTGTATAATCCTGAAGGAAATGACCATGGTTCAACAGGTATAATCAAAGGATTAGGAAAAATAAACGGCAAATGGGCTTTAATTATAGCCTCAGATAATAAAAAACTTGCAGGAGCATGGATTCCCGGGCAAGCCGACGACCTACTTCGTGCTTCCGACACAGCTAAGAGACTTAGAATTCCTTTAGTGTATGTACTTAACTGTTCAGGAGTTAAACTTGATGTTCAAGAAAAAGTTTATCCAAATAGAAGAGGAGGAGGAACTCCTTTCTACAGAAACTCAGAACTTAACCAAATGGGAGTACCTGTAATCGTAGGAATTTACGGAACTAACCCGGCAGGTGGCGGATATCACTCAATTTCCCCAACAATCTTAATAGCTCACAAAGATGCCAATATGGCAGTTGGTGGAGCCGGAATACTTGGAGGAATGAATCCGAAGGGATACATTGACGAAGAAGGCGCTAACCAAATAGCTGATGCAACAATGAATGCTAAAAAAACTACTCCTCCGGGATCTGTAGGAGTTCACTTTGCAGAAACCGGATTCTTTAGAGAGGTGTATGTAGAAGAAGAAGGAGTTATAGCGGGAATCAAGAAGTACATGGATATGCTTCCTGCATATAACCTTGAATTCTTCAGAGTAGACGATCCAAAGAGCCCGGCATATGATGTAAATGACATGTATTCGATAATTCCTGCAAACCCGAAAAAAACTTATGATATTTATGATGTAATGTCAAGATTATTTGACGGTTCGGAATTTATGGAATACAAAAAAGGATACGGCCCTGAAATGGTAACAGGACTTGCAAAAGTAGGCGGATTACTTGTAGGTGTAGTTGCAAACGCTCAAGGATTCCTTATGAACTATCCTGAGTACAAAGAAAAAGCAATAGGTATAGGAGGAAAACTTTACAGGCAAGGTCTTATTAAGATGAACGAATTTGTAACACTTTGCTCCAGAGATAAACTTCCTATGGTATGGCTACAAGACACAACAGGTATAGACGTAGGTGACGATGCGGAAAGAGCTGAACTTTTAGGATTAGGACAATCGTTGATTTACTCTATCCAAAACTCAGACATTCCTCAACTGGAAATCACACTTAGAAGAGGAACTGCAGCAGCTCACTATGTACTTGGAGGACCTCAAGGAAATGATACAAATGCCTTCAGTTTAGGAACAGCTACAACAGAAATCAACGTAATGAATTCTGAAACAGCTGCCGTTGCTATGTATTCAAGAAGACTTGCAAAGGATAAAAAAGCAGGAAAAGATCTTCAACCCACAATTGATAAAATGAACGTATTAATTCAACGCTATGCAGATATGTCATCTCCAAAGGCTTGTGCGGTACTTGGTCTTGTGGATGAAATTGTAAATATGAATATGCTTAGAAACTATATTTTAGCTTTTACAGAAAGCTGCTATCAAAATCCTGAATCAATTTGTCCGTTCCATCAAATGTTGTTACCAAGAACAATTCGTGACTTTGACAATGTTTTTAAAAAATAA
- the gctB gene encoding Glutaconate CoA-transferase subunit B (High confidence in function and specificity), with protein MARYDNYTNKEMQAVTIGKQIKDDQVVIVGTGLPLIGAALAKRVYAPNCYLIMESGLMDAAPIEVPRSVGDNRLGAHVAVQWTNVRFVGFEYNEWLHNKQRMIAFIGGAQIDPFGNVNSTVIGDYNHPTTRFTGSGGANGIATYVNTIIMMQHEKRRFMEKVDYITSPGWMDGPGGRERAGLPGNVGPQMVVTDKGILKFDEETKRMYLAGYYPSSSPEDVLENTGFDIDVSRAEVLEEPTEDIIKLIREEIDPGEAFIKIPRE; from the coding sequence ATGGCAAGATATGATAATTATACAAATAAAGAAATGCAAGCCGTTACTATTGGAAAACAAATAAAAGACGACCAAGTTGTAATAGTAGGAACAGGGCTCCCTTTGATAGGAGCTGCTCTTGCAAAGAGGGTTTATGCGCCTAATTGTTACTTGATCATGGAAAGTGGATTGATGGATGCAGCTCCCATTGAAGTGCCAAGATCAGTAGGAGACAACAGACTTGGAGCTCACGTTGCCGTACAATGGACAAACGTAAGGTTTGTAGGATTTGAATACAATGAATGGTTACACAACAAACAAAGAATGATAGCTTTTATAGGTGGAGCTCAAATTGATCCCTTTGGAAATGTAAACTCTACAGTAATCGGTGATTACAATCATCCAACCACAAGATTTACAGGTTCAGGTGGAGCAAATGGAATTGCTACCTATGTAAATACAATCATCATGATGCAACATGAAAAGAGAAGATTCATGGAAAAGGTTGACTATATCACCTCACCCGGTTGGATGGACGGCCCCGGAGGAAGAGAAAGAGCGGGACTTCCCGGTAATGTAGGACCTCAAATGGTTGTTACAGATAAAGGTATACTTAAATTTGATGAAGAAACAAAGAGAATGTACCTTGCAGGATATTACCCAAGCTCAAGCCCGGAAGACGTTCTTGAAAACACAGGATTTGATATAGATGTATCAAGGGCTGAAGTTTTAGAAGAACCGACAGAAGATATAATCAAACTTATAAGAGAAGAAATTGACCCGGGCGAAGCTTTTATTAAGATCCCACGTGAATAA
- the gctA gene encoding Glutaconate CoA-transferase subunit A (High confidence in function and specificity), whose translation MSKVYSLKDAISKFVEDGDVLSFGGFTTNRKPYAAAYEILRQGQKDFIVEAGPAGGDWDMLIGEGRVLAYINCYTANSGYTNVSRRFRKAIEKGEILFEDYSQDVEMLRLHAASLGLSFLPVKLMLGSDVATKWGISEEERKKHPKLPNKKYVELENPFEEGEKVLAAPVPKLDTAIIHVQKASPNGTVRIEGPEFHDVDIAVAARKTIVTCEELISDEEIRKEPTKNSIPAFCVDAVVHVPFGAHPSQCYGYYDYDADFFKHYNVVSKGDEDFKNFVKEWAYDVENHEAYLDKLGATRLINLREVPGFGYATNVLKEEK comes from the coding sequence TTGAGTAAAGTTTATAGTTTAAAAGACGCTATAAGTAAATTCGTAGAGGACGGAGATGTACTTTCTTTTGGGGGATTTACCACCAACAGAAAACCCTATGCTGCTGCATATGAAATTCTTCGCCAAGGTCAAAAGGACTTCATAGTTGAAGCGGGACCGGCAGGTGGAGATTGGGATATGCTTATAGGCGAAGGAAGAGTTCTTGCTTATATCAACTGCTATACAGCAAACTCAGGATACACAAACGTATCAAGAAGATTTAGAAAGGCTATTGAAAAGGGCGAAATACTTTTTGAAGATTATTCACAAGACGTTGAAATGTTAAGACTTCACGCTGCATCTTTAGGTCTTTCCTTCCTACCTGTAAAACTTATGCTTGGTAGTGATGTAGCTACTAAATGGGGAATTTCTGAAGAAGAGAGAAAGAAACATCCGAAACTTCCAAATAAGAAATACGTTGAACTTGAAAATCCCTTCGAAGAAGGTGAAAAAGTTTTAGCTGCACCGGTACCTAAACTTGATACTGCTATTATACATGTTCAAAAAGCTTCTCCAAACGGAACTGTAAGAATTGAAGGACCGGAATTCCACGATGTGGACATAGCTGTAGCTGCAAGAAAGACCATTGTAACTTGTGAAGAACTTATAAGCGATGAAGAAATAAGGAAAGAGCCGACTAAAAACTCAATTCCTGCATTCTGTGTAGACGCTGTAGTTCATGTACCCTTCGGAGCACATCCCTCACAATGTTATGGATATTATGACTATGATGCAGATTTCTTTAAACATTACAATGTAGTAAGTAAAGGCGATGAGGACTTCAAGAACTTCGTAAAAGAATGGGCTTATGATGTTGAAAATCACGAAGCTTATCTTGATAAATTAGGAGCAACAAGACTTATAAACCTTAGAGAAGTTCCTGGATTCGGATATGCTACCAATGTTTTGAAGGAGGAAAAGTAA
- the gcdB3 gene encoding Na+-transporting methylmalonyl-CoA/oxaloacetate decarboxylase (Members of this family are integral membrane proteins. The decarboxylation reactions they catalyse are coupled to the vectorial transport of Na+ across the cytoplasmic membrane, thereby creating a sodium ion motive force that is used for ATP synthesis; High confidence in function and specificity) — translation MIFFETLKGILAESGFANITWQNAVMFLVSFILLYLAIKKEFEPLLLLPIAFGMMLSNLPAADLMLETEPWYDQGVLRIIYGGVKSNLFPCLIFMGVGAMTDFGPLIANPISLLLGSAAQFGIYIAFIVAIALGFTPQEAASIGIIGGADGPTAIFVTNSLAPHLLAPIAVAAYSYMALIPLIQPPIMKALTTQKERETKMVALRPVSKAEKVVFPVVVVLFTSLLLPSVAPLLGLLMLGNLFKESGVTARLSDTAQNALMNIVTIMLGTTVGATANGDIFLSPATIKIIALGLMAFSFATVGGVLFGKVLYYATGGKINPLIGSAGVSAVPMAARVSQVEGRKYNPTNFLLMHAMGPNVAGVIGSAVAAGVFLILFG, via the coding sequence GTGATATTTTTTGAAACATTAAAAGGTATTTTAGCAGAATCGGGTTTTGCTAATATCACCTGGCAAAATGCCGTAATGTTCTTAGTATCCTTTATACTATTATATTTGGCTATTAAGAAAGAGTTTGAGCCATTACTGCTATTGCCTATAGCATTTGGTATGATGCTTTCAAACCTGCCGGCGGCGGATTTGATGTTAGAAACAGAACCCTGGTATGATCAAGGGGTACTTAGAATTATTTACGGCGGAGTTAAGTCAAATCTTTTCCCGTGCTTGATATTCATGGGAGTAGGAGCGATGACCGACTTCGGACCGCTCATTGCAAATCCCATATCTTTATTGTTGGGATCGGCGGCACAATTTGGAATATATATAGCTTTTATAGTAGCTATTGCATTGGGCTTTACTCCTCAAGAAGCGGCTTCCATAGGAATAATCGGAGGAGCTGACGGTCCTACAGCCATATTTGTAACAAACAGTTTGGCACCTCATTTACTTGCACCTATTGCCGTTGCCGCATATTCGTATATGGCACTTATACCTTTGATCCAACCGCCTATTATGAAGGCGCTTACTACACAAAAAGAACGTGAAACAAAGATGGTCGCTCTAAGACCTGTTTCAAAGGCTGAGAAGGTTGTATTCCCTGTAGTTGTAGTACTATTTACATCCTTGCTTTTACCATCGGTAGCACCGCTTTTGGGTCTATTGATGTTAGGAAACCTGTTTAAGGAATCGGGAGTTACCGCAAGACTTTCGGATACAGCTCAAAATGCATTGATGAACATAGTTACAATCATGCTTGGAACAACTGTAGGAGCTACTGCAAACGGAGATATATTCCTTTCACCGGCAACTATAAAAATCATAGCTTTAGGCTTGATGGCATTTTCCTTTGCCACTGTAGGCGGAGTGTTATTCGGAAAAGTTTTATATTATGCAACAGGCGGAAAAATAAATCCACTTATCGGTTCTGCAGGTGTATCAGCTGTACCGATGGCAGCCAGAGTTTCACAAGTTGAAGGAAGAAAATACAATCCGACCAACTTCTTATTGATGCACGCTATGGGACCTAACGTAGCGGGAGTTATAGGTTCAGCTGTAGCGGCAGGAGTATTTTTAATATTATTCGGATGA
- a CDS encoding Biotin carboxyl carrier protein (Biotin carboxyl carrier protein; Family membership) yields the protein MKYQVKVDGKVYEVEIEKVGGPKPLSMADFGPAPAPAPQAAPAPQAAPQPAPQAAPQPAPAASSGGGEQVTSPMPGNILRVVVNEGDQVTEGDVILILEAMKMENEIVAPVDGKVALKVRAGETVDTDQLLAEIN from the coding sequence ATGAAATATCAAGTAAAAGTAGATGGAAAAGTTTATGAAGTAGAAATTGAAAAAGTAGGCGGACCAAAGCCTTTAAGCATGGCTGATTTCGGACCTGCACCGGCACCAGCACCTCAAGCGGCACCAGCACCTCAAGCGGCACCGCAACCGGCACCACAAGCAGCGCCACAACCTGCACCTGCAGCTTCTTCAGGCGGGGGAGAACAAGTTACATCTCCAATGCCGGGAAATATCCTAAGAGTTGTAGTTAATGAAGGAGATCAAGTAACAGAAGGCGATGTGATACTTATTCTTGAAGCTATGAAGATGGAAAATGAAATCGTAGCTCCTGTTGATGGAAAAGTTGCTTTAAAGGTTAGAGCCGGAGAAACTGTAGATACAGACCAATTATTGGCGGAAATTAATTAA
- a CDS encoding Hypothetical protein (Family membership), whose amino-acid sequence MWGSESMTIPEAVIVSLVGFTIVFLVLISLAIFVQIISSVVASIAKSQGKNDTKPAEPAKAQAKQQVAASAEQKKDGAIVAAIVAAVSEDMKSPLDQFKIVSINEKK is encoded by the coding sequence ATGTGGGGAAGTGAAAGCATGACCATACCTGAAGCGGTCATAGTTTCGCTGGTAGGTTTTACTATCGTATTTTTAGTTTTGATATCATTGGCAATATTTGTCCAAATTATTTCTTCTGTTGTTGCTTCTATTGCAAAAAGCCAAGGAAAAAATGATACAAAACCGGCAGAACCTGCAAAGGCTCAAGCAAAGCAACAAGTAGCAGCAAGCGCAGAACAAAAGAAAGACGGTGCAATAGTTGCCGCCATAGTAGCGGCTGTTTCTGAGGATATGAAAAGCCCTTTAGATCAATTTAAAATAGTCTCAATTAATGAAAAGAAATAA